One Massilia sp. 9096 genomic window carries:
- the panB gene encoding 3-methyl-2-oxobutanoate hydroxymethyltransferase, whose protein sequence is MVAAGTSNEASAPVPPAPPVKAVTIPSLLALRAAGTRISMLTCYDASFAALMDRCGVEILLVGDSLGMVCAGYDSTLPVTVADIAYHTASVVRGRKQALVVADMPFGSYPTKEAAYDNAVTLMRAGAQMVKIEGGAWLAETVRFLVERGIPVCAHIGLTPQFVHQLGGYKVQGKTDTGAAQLKSDALALQAAGAALVVLEAIPAALGKEVTERLHIPTIGIGAGPDCSGQVLVMHDLLGVFPGRKARFVKNFMEGQTSIDGAIKAYVSAVKDGSFPGPEHCF, encoded by the coding sequence ATGGTGGCGGCAGGGACTTCGAACGAGGCGAGCGCGCCCGTTCCGCCGGCGCCGCCCGTCAAGGCCGTGACCATTCCGTCGCTGCTGGCGCTGCGCGCGGCCGGCACCAGGATCAGCATGCTCACCTGCTACGACGCCAGCTTCGCGGCGCTGATGGACCGCTGCGGCGTCGAGATCCTGCTGGTCGGCGATTCGCTCGGCATGGTCTGCGCCGGCTACGATTCGACGCTGCCGGTGACGGTCGCCGACATCGCCTACCACACCGCCTCGGTCGTACGCGGCCGCAAGCAGGCGCTGGTCGTCGCCGACATGCCCTTCGGCAGCTATCCGACCAAGGAAGCCGCCTACGACAACGCCGTGACGCTGATGCGCGCCGGCGCCCAGATGGTCAAGATCGAAGGCGGCGCCTGGCTGGCCGAGACCGTGCGCTTCCTGGTCGAGCGCGGCATCCCGGTATGCGCCCACATCGGCCTGACGCCGCAATTCGTGCACCAGCTGGGCGGCTACAAGGTGCAGGGCAAGACCGACACCGGCGCGGCCCAGCTCAAATCCGACGCGCTGGCGCTGCAGGCGGCCGGCGCCGCGCTGGTCGTGCTGGAAGCGATTCCGGCGGCGCTGGGCAAGGAAGTGACGGAACGCCTGCACATCCCGACCATCGGCATCGGCGCGGGTCCGGACTGCTCGGGCCAGGTGCTGGTGATGCACGACCTGCTCGGCGTGTTCCCGGGCCGCAAGGCGCGCTTCGTGAAGAACTTCATGGAAGGCCAGACCAGCATCGACGGCGCCATCAAGGCGTATGTCAGCGCGGTCAAGGACGGCAGCTTCCCGGGGCCGGAACACTGCTTCTGA
- the thpR gene encoding RNA 2',3'-cyclic phosphodiesterase: MDTPTDNVSPAQAADKPESARLFLALWPDPAMRDALRAWRDAWTWPRGASPVHTDKLHLTLHFLGDQPRARLPELLDGFTVPFTPFDLHIDSAALWHNGIAVLAPTQPPPALLDLHAQLTQALVKLGLQPEKRSYRPHVTMARRAAGAGLPPPGQALDWRADRYALVESRPGHGGGYTVLREYR; the protein is encoded by the coding sequence ATGGACACGCCGACCGATAACGTCTCCCCCGCCCAAGCTGCGGATAAGCCCGAGTCTGCGCGCCTGTTCCTGGCGCTCTGGCCCGACCCGGCCATGCGCGACGCCCTGCGCGCCTGGCGCGACGCCTGGACCTGGCCGCGCGGCGCCTCGCCGGTCCACACCGACAAACTGCACCTGACCCTGCACTTCCTCGGCGACCAGCCGCGCGCGCGCCTGCCCGAGCTGCTGGACGGCTTCACGGTGCCGTTCACGCCTTTTGATCTGCATATCGACAGCGCCGCGCTGTGGCACAACGGCATCGCCGTGCTCGCGCCGACCCAGCCACCGCCGGCGCTGCTCGACCTGCATGCGCAGCTGACGCAGGCGCTGGTCAAACTGGGCCTGCAACCCGAGAAACGCAGCTACCGCCCGCACGTGACGATGGCGCGGCGCGCCGCCGGCGCCGGCCTGCCGCCGCCCGGCCAGGCGCTCGACTGGCGCGCCGACCGTTATGCGCTGGTGGAATCGCGTCCCGGTCACGGCGGCGGCTACACGGTGCTGCGCGAGTATCGGTAA
- a CDS encoding LytTR family DNA-binding domain-containing protein: MEQITKDAISTRRMWRNYALGWAVYMLVLTMAQQVDNIGLHRFNWHVLTITVSSVAPQALILALHWPLSGWFERKRVPVPLICLIHVAGALAFTALCYGPVMMSMPNKSMAYNIWPLFYFIMGYGVVAALFYMVRANAARQRQAAAIQQAHSLLITTELNALRNKLNPHFFPLALNEIAYLKADSKYTAIAARDQTFLVRIGISELEARLDPTRFIRVHRSALVNLDFVDSMKADDQSQLIIQMRDGATLTASREASKILREMAI; encoded by the coding sequence ATGGAACAGATAACCAAGGACGCGATCTCGACCCGCCGCATGTGGCGCAATTATGCGCTGGGGTGGGCTGTCTATATGCTGGTGCTGACGATGGCCCAGCAGGTCGACAACATCGGCCTGCATCGCTTCAACTGGCACGTCCTCACGATAACGGTTTCGTCGGTGGCGCCGCAGGCACTGATCCTGGCGCTGCACTGGCCGCTGAGCGGCTGGTTCGAGCGCAAGCGTGTACCGGTGCCGCTGATCTGCCTCATCCACGTGGCCGGTGCGCTGGCCTTCACCGCGCTGTGCTACGGCCCCGTGATGATGAGCATGCCGAACAAGTCGATGGCCTATAACATCTGGCCGCTGTTTTACTTCATCATGGGCTATGGCGTGGTCGCGGCGCTGTTCTACATGGTCCGCGCCAACGCCGCCCGCCAGCGCCAGGCCGCCGCCATCCAGCAGGCGCACAGCCTCCTGATCACCACCGAACTGAACGCCCTGCGCAACAAGCTCAATCCGCACTTCTTCCCGCTCGCGCTGAACGAGATCGCCTATCTGAAAGCCGACTCCAAGTACACGGCGATCGCCGCGCGCGACCAGACCTTCCTGGTCCGCATCGGCATCTCGGAGCTGGAAGCGCGGCTGGACCCGACGCGCTTCATCCGCGTGCACCGATCGGCGCTGGTCAACCTCGACTTCGTCGATTCGATGAAGGCCGATGACCAGTCCCAGCTGATCATCCAGATGCGCGATGGGGCCACGCTGACGGCCAGCCGCGAGGCGTCGAAAATCCTGCGCGAGATGGCGATCTGA
- a CDS encoding sodium:solute symporter family protein — protein MNTILISSVVLYLLGTLGLGVWAGSRIKNTADFAVAGRSLPLIMVVTTTFATWFGAETVMGIPARFVQGGLGALIEDPFGAGSCLILVGLFFATRLYKLNLLTIGDYYRARFGKGIEIFCSAAIILSYLGWVAAQITALGLVFSVLTGGAMSETAGMIVGTLAVLIYVVIGGFLAVAITDFIQMIVLVVGLSIIAIFSSKLTGGAAPVFAMASNAHLWNAAPEHSFHGIAAFIGSAVTMMLGSIPQQDVYQRVMSANSAPTARTGAVIGGASYILFAFVPMFVVACAVVVMGDSAMEIAKNDYQKLLPTFVLTKMPLVMQILFFGALLSAIKSTSSATLLAPATSFTENILKNIRPGMNDRQQLLAMRITIVVFAALVLAYAIGMRGTSIYDLVGEAYKVTLVGAFVPLVMGLYWKRASTQGAILSLALGIGTWIGLSVSPLADAFPTQLAGLLAAFVGMIAGSLAPQVLKNRHEAHKTVVSA, from the coding sequence ATGAACACCATTCTGATTTCGTCTGTCGTGCTCTATCTGCTGGGCACACTCGGCCTGGGCGTCTGGGCCGGGTCGCGGATCAAGAACACCGCCGACTTCGCCGTGGCCGGCCGCAGCCTGCCGCTGATCATGGTGGTGACCACGACCTTCGCCACCTGGTTCGGCGCCGAGACCGTGATGGGCATTCCGGCGCGCTTCGTGCAGGGCGGCCTGGGCGCGCTGATCGAAGACCCGTTCGGCGCCGGCAGCTGCCTGATCCTGGTCGGCCTGTTCTTCGCCACGCGCCTGTACAAGCTCAACCTCCTGACCATCGGCGACTACTATCGCGCGCGCTTCGGCAAGGGCATCGAGATCTTCTGCTCGGCCGCCATCATCCTGTCCTACCTGGGCTGGGTCGCGGCCCAGATCACTGCGCTCGGCCTGGTGTTCTCCGTGCTGACCGGCGGCGCGATGTCGGAGACGGCGGGCATGATCGTCGGCACGCTGGCCGTGCTGATCTATGTCGTGATCGGCGGCTTCCTGGCCGTGGCCATCACCGACTTCATCCAGATGATCGTGCTGGTGGTCGGCCTGTCGATCATCGCCATCTTTTCGAGCAAGCTGACCGGCGGCGCCGCCCCGGTGTTTGCGATGGCCTCCAACGCGCACCTGTGGAACGCCGCGCCCGAGCACAGCTTCCACGGCATCGCCGCCTTCATCGGCTCGGCCGTGACGATGATGCTGGGCTCGATCCCGCAGCAGGACGTGTACCAGCGCGTGATGTCGGCCAACAGCGCGCCGACCGCACGCACCGGCGCCGTGATCGGCGGCGCCAGCTACATCCTGTTCGCCTTCGTGCCGATGTTCGTGGTGGCCTGCGCGGTGGTCGTGATGGGCGACAGCGCGATGGAGATCGCCAAGAACGACTACCAGAAGCTGCTGCCGACCTTCGTGCTGACCAAGATGCCGCTGGTGATGCAGATCCTGTTCTTCGGCGCCCTGCTGTCGGCGATCAAGAGCACCTCGTCGGCGACCCTGCTGGCGCCGGCCACCAGCTTCACCGAGAACATTTTGAAGAATATCCGCCCGGGCATGAACGACCGCCAGCAGCTGCTGGCGATGCGCATCACCATCGTCGTGTTCGCGGCGCTGGTGCTGGCCTACGCGATCGGCATGCGCGGCACCTCGATCTACGACCTGGTCGGCGAAGCCTACAAGGTGACGCTGGTCGGCGCCTTCGTGCCGCTGGTGATGGGCCTGTACTGGAAGCGCGCCAGCACCCAGGGCGCGATCCTGTCGCTGGCGCTGGGCATCGGCACCTGGATCGGCCTGTCGGTCAGCCCGCTCGCCGATGCCTTCCCGACCCAGCTGGCCGGCCTGCTCGCGGCCTTCGTCGGCATGATCGCCGGCTCGCTGGCGCCGCAGGTGCTCAAGAACCGGCATGAGGCGCACAAGACGGTGGTGAGTGCATAA
- a CDS encoding glyoxalase superfamily protein, translating to MKIHRTTPILRIFDEAKAREFYVDFLGFKVDWDHRFEPGLPLYLQVSRDGCILNLSEHHGDCCPGSAMRIEVDGIDELHAELTVKQYPYARPTLDDTPWGTRDMSVTDPFGNRLTFTTAIST from the coding sequence ATGAAAATCCATCGTACCACTCCCATCCTGCGCATCTTCGATGAAGCCAAAGCCAGAGAATTCTATGTGGATTTCCTGGGATTCAAGGTCGACTGGGATCACCGCTTCGAGCCAGGCCTGCCGCTCTACCTGCAAGTCTCGCGCGATGGCTGCATCCTTAACCTGTCCGAACATCACGGCGATTGCTGCCCCGGATCGGCCATGCGGATCGAGGTGGACGGGATCGACGAGCTGCATGCGGAGCTGACCGTAAAGCAGTACCCGTATGCGCGCCCCACCTTGGACGATACGCCATGGGGAACGCGCGACATGTCGGTGACAGACCCGTTCGGCAATCGCCTGACCTTTACCACTGCGATCAGTACCTGA
- a CDS encoding aspartate aminotransferase family protein, with amino-acid sequence MAKDMAIENGLSADAKFDTRALQQLDSAHYLHPFTDHAALRARGARVIVRADGIYLWDSDGQRILDGMSGLWCVNAGYGRASIVEAAARQMATLPFYNSFFNTTNVPALQLAARLAELAPPGFEHVFFTSSGSEANDTALRMVWRYWQIMDQPQRRIVISRRNAYHGSTVAGASLGGMAAMHVQGSMPIPDIHHIEQPNFADHGRGMSEAQFGLLAADWLEQAILDLGPDRVAAFIGEPVQGAGGVIIPPRTYWPQIQRICDKYGILLVADEVICGFGQLGSWFGCEQFGMRPDLISFAKGVTSGYMPLGGVLVAGRVAHALVEQGGDFNHGFTYSGHPVACAAALENLRILADEGLVERVAQETGPHLKTAFASLAAHPLVGHAESIGMAAALNLVRRKGAALHDGEPFARALGVGMLCRQHMFDNGVIMRAVGDRMIVAPPLVMTCAQIDEMVERIRICLDLTLEDVAGRGWLF; translated from the coding sequence ATGGCTAAGGACATGGCGATCGAAAACGGTTTGTCGGCCGACGCGAAATTCGACACCCGCGCGCTGCAGCAGCTCGACAGCGCGCACTACCTGCATCCCTTCACCGACCATGCCGCCTTGCGCGCGCGCGGGGCGCGCGTGATCGTGCGCGCGGACGGGATCTACCTATGGGACTCGGACGGGCAACGCATCCTCGACGGCATGTCCGGCCTGTGGTGCGTCAACGCCGGCTACGGCCGCGCCAGCATCGTCGAAGCGGCGGCGCGCCAGATGGCGACGCTGCCTTTCTATAACAGCTTCTTCAACACCACCAACGTGCCGGCGCTGCAACTGGCGGCGCGCCTGGCCGAGCTGGCGCCGCCCGGCTTCGAGCACGTGTTCTTTACCAGCTCCGGCTCGGAAGCCAACGACACCGCGCTGCGCATGGTGTGGCGCTACTGGCAAATCATGGACCAGCCACAGCGCCGCATCGTCATCAGCCGGCGCAACGCCTACCACGGCAGTACCGTCGCCGGGGCCTCGCTGGGCGGGATGGCGGCGATGCACGTGCAGGGATCGATGCCGATCCCGGACATCCATCACATCGAGCAGCCGAACTTCGCCGACCACGGGCGCGGCATGAGCGAAGCCCAGTTCGGGCTGCTGGCCGCCGACTGGCTCGAGCAGGCCATCCTCGACCTCGGCCCGGACCGCGTCGCCGCCTTCATCGGCGAGCCGGTGCAGGGCGCGGGCGGCGTCATCATCCCGCCGCGCACCTATTGGCCGCAGATCCAGCGCATCTGCGACAAATACGGGATCCTGCTGGTCGCCGACGAAGTGATCTGCGGCTTCGGGCAGCTGGGCAGCTGGTTCGGCTGCGAGCAGTTCGGCATGCGCCCCGACCTGATCTCGTTCGCCAAGGGCGTCACTTCGGGCTACATGCCGCTGGGCGGCGTGCTGGTGGCGGGGCGGGTCGCGCACGCGCTGGTGGAGCAGGGCGGCGACTTCAACCACGGCTTCACGTATTCCGGCCACCCGGTCGCGTGCGCGGCGGCGCTCGAGAACCTACGCATCCTGGCCGACGAGGGCCTGGTCGAGCGCGTGGCGCAGGAGACCGGACCGCACCTCAAGACGGCATTTGCCTCCCTGGCGGCGCACCCGCTGGTCGGGCATGCGGAAAGCATCGGCATGGCGGCCGCGCTGAACCTGGTGCGGCGCAAGGGCGCGGCGCTGCACGACGGCGAACCGTTCGCGCGCGCGCTGGGCGTCGGCATGCTGTGCCGCCAGCACATGTTCGACAACGGCGTCATCATGCGCGCGGTCGGCGACCGCATGATCGTGGCGCCGCCGCTGGTGATGACCTGCGCGCAGATCGACGAAATGGTGGAGCGGATCCGGATTTGCCTGGATTTGACGCTGGAGGATGTGGCGGGGCGCGGTTGGCTTTTCTGA
- a CDS encoding glutamine synthetase family protein, producing MAIRDNFSYNDMDEWLNAKRVTEIECLVPDLTGVARGKILPRVKFTEDRGMRLPEIVLGMTVTGNSPENDDAFDRAISTTDRDMILKADPGTITMVPWAVDPTAQVIHDCYFSDGRLVDFAPRSVLRRVLKLYEQKGWKPVVAPELEFYLTAKNVDPDLPLSAPVGRSGRSETSRQVYSIDAVNEFDPLFEDIYDYCDMMGLDVDTLIHEIGAGQMEINFQHGEPLGLADKVFYFKRTLREAALKHEMYATFMAKPMAGEPGSAMHVHQSVVDAESGRNIFSDEGGGPSDLFRYYIGGLQKYMPSAMAIVAPYVNSYRRIVRHTAAPINLQWGMDNRTVGFRVPVSGAQDRRVENRVIGADANPYLALAVTLACGYLGITERLEPTPMVEGSAYKMKVELPQGLPEALNLLRAEDRLRDVLGERFIDVYAAVKDLEHQEFMTVISPWEREHLLLHV from the coding sequence ATGGCTATTCGCGACAATTTTTCTTATAACGACATGGACGAGTGGCTCAATGCCAAGCGCGTCACTGAAATCGAGTGCCTCGTCCCCGACTTGACCGGTGTGGCGCGTGGAAAGATCCTTCCGCGCGTTAAATTCACCGAAGACCGCGGCATGCGCTTGCCGGAAATCGTGCTGGGCATGACCGTGACCGGCAACTCGCCGGAAAACGACGACGCCTTCGACCGCGCGATCTCGACCACCGACCGCGACATGATCCTGAAGGCCGACCCGGGCACCATCACGATGGTGCCGTGGGCCGTCGACCCGACCGCGCAGGTCATCCACGACTGTTATTTCTCGGACGGCCGCCTGGTCGACTTCGCCCCGCGCAGCGTGCTGCGCCGTGTGCTGAAGTTGTACGAGCAGAAGGGCTGGAAGCCGGTGGTCGCGCCCGAGCTCGAGTTTTATCTTACCGCCAAGAACGTCGACCCGGATTTGCCGCTGTCGGCGCCGGTCGGGCGCAGCGGCCGTTCCGAGACCAGCCGCCAGGTCTACAGCATCGACGCGGTCAACGAGTTCGACCCGCTGTTCGAGGACATCTACGATTACTGCGACATGATGGGCCTGGACGTCGACACGCTGATCCACGAGATCGGCGCCGGCCAGATGGAGATCAACTTCCAGCACGGCGAGCCGCTCGGCCTGGCCGATAAAGTGTTTTATTTCAAGCGCACGCTGCGCGAAGCGGCGCTCAAGCACGAGATGTATGCGACCTTCATGGCCAAGCCGATGGCTGGCGAGCCCGGCTCGGCAATGCACGTGCACCAGAGCGTGGTCGACGCCGAAAGCGGCCGCAACATCTTCAGCGACGAAGGCGGCGGCCCGTCGGACCTGTTCCGCTACTACATCGGCGGCCTGCAGAAGTACATGCCCTCGGCCATGGCGATCGTCGCGCCCTACGTCAATTCCTACCGCCGCATCGTGCGCCACACGGCCGCGCCGATCAACCTGCAATGGGGCATGGACAACCGTACGGTGGGCTTCCGCGTGCCGGTGTCGGGCGCGCAGGACCGCCGCGTCGAGAACCGCGTGATCGGCGCCGACGCCAACCCCTACCTGGCGCTGGCCGTGACGCTGGCCTGCGGCTACCTCGGCATCACCGAACGGCTCGAGCCGACCCCGATGGTCGAGGGCAGCGCCTACAAGATGAAGGTCGAGCTGCCGCAAGGCCTGCCCGAAGCGCTGAACCTGCTGCGCGCCGAAGACCGCCTGCGCGACGTGCTGGGCGAGCGCTTCATCGACGTGTATGCGGCGGTCAAGGACCTGGAACATCAAGAGTTCATGACGGTGATCAGCCCGTGGGAGCGCGAGCACCTGCTGTTGCACGTTTGA
- a CDS encoding gamma-glutamyl-gamma-aminobutyrate hydrolase family protein, whose protein sequence is MRPIVIVPACTRDFGEHPYHAAQHKYVDAVVIGADCAPMILPSLGESLDLETMLALCDGIMLTGSASNVHPSYYCEEVLDPSLPQDPARDQTTLPLIRAAVKRGIPIIAICRGFQEMNVALGGSLHQAVQTVPGHFDHRENPELGMDEQYGDAHKVRLIEGGMLHGILGADQIPVNSLHGQGVNELAPGLTVEAVAEDGLVEAFSVSTSPGFTLAVQWHPEWRIAQNPYSMKMFGAFGEACRQRQASKRNSS, encoded by the coding sequence AGAACATCCGTACCACGCCGCCCAGCACAAGTACGTCGACGCCGTCGTGATCGGCGCCGACTGTGCACCGATGATCCTGCCTTCGCTCGGCGAATCGCTCGATCTCGAAACCATGCTTGCGCTGTGCGACGGCATCATGCTGACCGGATCGGCCTCCAACGTGCATCCGAGCTATTACTGCGAAGAAGTACTGGACCCGTCGCTGCCGCAGGACCCGGCGCGCGACCAGACCACGTTGCCGCTGATCCGCGCCGCCGTCAAACGCGGCATCCCGATCATCGCCATCTGCCGCGGCTTCCAGGAAATGAACGTGGCGCTCGGCGGCAGCCTGCACCAGGCGGTGCAGACCGTACCGGGGCATTTCGACCACCGCGAAAATCCGGAGCTCGGCATGGACGAACAATACGGCGACGCCCACAAGGTCAGGCTGATCGAAGGCGGGATGCTGCACGGCATCCTTGGCGCGGACCAGATCCCCGTCAATTCGCTGCATGGACAAGGCGTCAATGAACTCGCGCCCGGCTTGACGGTCGAAGCAGTTGCCGAGGACGGGTTGGTCGAGGCATTTTCGGTGTCGACGTCGCCAGGGTTCACGCTGGCCGTCCAGTGGCACCCGGAATGGCGCATCGCCCAGAACCCCTATTCGATGAAAATGTTCGGTGCTTTCGGCGAAGCCTGCCGCCAGCGCCAGGCCAGCAAACGGAATTCATCATGA